A region of Haladaptatus caseinilyticus DNA encodes the following proteins:
- a CDS encoding DUF5789 family protein: MSDNWPSVEDRAESGELGDFEEPLEEQDYPLAEDELVSEYGEYEVESGDGTQSIEEVFSSVDEKTYNSADEARDDILNKLNRQE, translated from the coding sequence ATGAGTGATAATTGGCCTTCGGTTGAAGACCGAGCAGAAAGTGGCGAACTCGGTGACTTCGAGGAGCCCCTCGAAGAGCAAGACTATCCACTCGCAGAAGATGAGTTGGTTTCCGAATATGGTGAGTATGAGGTCGAATCAGGCGATGGCACACAATCCATCGAAGAAGTATTTAGTTCAGTCGACGAGAAAACGTACAACTCGGCAGATGAAGCCCGAGACGACATACTAAATAAGCTAAACCGACAAGAATAG